One part of the Helicobacter cetorum MIT 99-5656 genome encodes these proteins:
- a CDS encoding outer membrane protein: MSLFAAGLDGRYWYDEPQVALKDLLPNAITKSEQTASAKQKFLVLEPMAQKATNLGSLITTQAQNLENQIHTIKTLTHNRLDLSSSINLAPFYMPSVVYDERKQQLLQKNASILEKNPFAHFSPITSQNDYGLLNGLGLMAGYKQFFGKKRAFGIRYYGFLDYNHTQFGFFNSGANIITYGVGTDLLYNFINDKRLKNALLSIGLFGGIQVGGTSWLSHNTSSLTNQGSFFETKTQISHFQVLVNTGIRFNLTSSNKGTFQHGFELGVKFPPLKTPLYSFLGTKLTTQRTFSVFINYSVGY, translated from the coding sequence ATGAGTTTGTTTGCAGCAGGCTTAGATGGACGCTACTGGTATGATGAGCCACAAGTTGCCTTAAAAGATTTGTTACCAAACGCCATTACTAAAAGCGAACAAACAGCCAGTGCCAAACAGAAATTTCTAGTCCTAGAGCCTATGGCTCAAAAAGCCACTAATCTAGGCTCTCTCATTACCACACAAGCTCAAAACCTTGAAAATCAAATCCATACCATTAAAACGCTCACTCATAACCGACTAGATTTATCTTCTTCTATCAATCTCGCTCCCTTTTACATGCCTTCTGTAGTCTATGATGAAAGAAAGCAACAATTATTGCAAAAAAATGCGTCCATTTTAGAGAAAAACCCTTTCGCTCATTTTAGCCCTATCACTTCTCAAAATGATTATGGTCTCTTAAATGGGCTAGGACTTATGGCAGGCTATAAACAATTCTTTGGCAAAAAGCGTGCGTTTGGAATAAGGTATTATGGTTTCTTAGACTACAACCACACGCAATTTGGCTTTTTTAATTCTGGTGCCAACATTATCACTTATGGAGTTGGCACTGATTTACTCTATAATTTTATCAATGACAAACGATTAAAAAACGCCCTTCTTTCCATAGGGCTTTTTGGTGGTATCCAAGTCGGTGGCACTTCATGGCTTAGTCATAACACAAGCTCTTTAACCAATCAAGGTTCTTTTTTTGAAACTAAAACACAAATTAGCCATTTTCAAGTGCTAGTCAATACAGGCATACGCTTTAATCTTACTTCTTCAAATAAAGGAACTTTCCAACATGGCTTTGAATTAGGCGTGAAATTCCCCCCCTTAAAAACCCCGCTGTATTCCTTTTTAGGGACTAAACTAACAACCCAAAGGACTTTTAGTGTTTTTATCAACTATAGCGTCGGCTATTAG
- the glnA gene encoding type I glutamate--ammonia ligase, with protein sequence MKTHNSNDKIKDFFEFCKENEVEFVDFRFSDIKGTWNHITYSFSALSNEMFIEGIPFDASSFKGWQSIENSDMILTPDLVRYFIDPFSADVSVVVFCDVYDVYKNQPYEKCPRSIAKKSLQLLKDLGLGSVAYFGAENEFFIFDSIKIKDASNSQYYEVDSEEGEWNRDKSFESGVNYGHRPGKQGGYLPVPPTDSMMDIRTEIVKVLNQVGLETFVVHHEVAQAQGEVGVKFGDLVEAADNVQKLKYVVKMVAHLNGKTATFMPKPLYGDNGSGMHTHVSIWKNNENLFSGETYKGLSEFALHFLGGVLHHARGLAAFTNASTNSYKRLIPGYEAPSILTYSAHNRSASVRIPYGISKKSARLEFRFPDSSSNPYLAFAAILMAGIDGVTNRIEPGKAMDINLFKLTLDEIREKGIKQMPHTLRSALEEMLANRQYLKEGQVFSEEFIQAYQSLKFHSEVFPWESKPHPFEFITTYSC encoded by the coding sequence ATGAAGACCCATAATAGCAACGATAAAATTAAAGACTTTTTTGAATTTTGTAAAGAAAATGAAGTAGAATTTGTAGATTTTAGATTTAGCGATATTAAAGGCACTTGGAATCATATTACCTATTCTTTCAGCGCTTTAAGTAACGAAATGTTTATAGAAGGCATCCCTTTTGATGCGAGCTCTTTTAAGGGTTGGCAAAGCATTGAAAACTCCGATATGATTTTAACCCCAGACCTAGTGCGTTATTTTATTGACCCCTTCAGTGCAGATGTGAGCGTAGTCGTATTTTGCGATGTCTATGATGTATACAAAAATCAGCCCTATGAAAAATGCCCTAGAAGTATCGCTAAAAAATCCTTACAGCTCTTAAAAGATTTGGGCTTAGGTAGCGTAGCCTATTTTGGTGCAGAGAATGAATTTTTTATCTTTGATTCTATTAAGATTAAGGACGCTTCTAATTCACAATACTATGAAGTGGATAGCGAAGAAGGTGAATGGAATCGGGATAAAAGTTTTGAAAGTGGCGTAAATTATGGGCATAGACCGGGCAAACAAGGAGGCTATTTACCTGTGCCACCGACTGATTCTATGATGGATATTCGCACTGAGATTGTTAAAGTCTTAAATCAAGTGGGGCTAGAAACTTTTGTTGTTCATCATGAAGTCGCACAAGCACAAGGTGAAGTGGGCGTAAAATTTGGGGATTTAGTAGAAGCTGCCGATAATGTCCAAAAACTTAAATATGTGGTTAAAATGGTCGCTCATTTAAATGGAAAAACCGCCACCTTTATGCCAAAGCCTTTATATGGAGATAATGGAAGTGGGATGCACACTCATGTAAGCATTTGGAAAAATAATGAAAATCTCTTCAGTGGCGAGACCTACAAAGGCTTGAGCGAATTTGCTCTGCACTTTTTAGGGGGGGTTTTACACCATGCTAGGGGACTAGCTGCCTTCACTAACGCTTCTACTAATTCCTATAAACGCTTGATTCCAGGCTATGAAGCCCCTTCAATTTTAACTTACTCCGCACATAATAGAAGTGCGAGCGTGCGTATTCCTTATGGAATTTCCAAAAAAAGTGCAAGGTTAGAATTTAGATTTCCTGATAGCTCATCTAACCCCTACTTAGCTTTTGCAGCCATTTTAATGGCGGGCATTGATGGGGTTACAAATAGGATTGAACCAGGCAAAGCTATGGATATTAATCTTTTCAAACTGACTTTAGATGAGATTAGAGAAAAAGGTATCAAACAAATGCCTCACACCCTAAGAAGTGCGTTAGAAGAGATGTTAGCTAACAGACAATATTTAAAAGAAGGGCAAGTCTTTAGCGAAGAATTTATTCAGGCCTATCAGTCTCTTAAATTCCATTCTGAAGTGTTTCCTTGGGAGAGCAAACCCCACCCTTTTGAATTTATCACTACTTACTCTTGCTAA